A DNA window from Pyrus communis chromosome 3, drPyrComm1.1, whole genome shotgun sequence contains the following coding sequences:
- the LOC137730354 gene encoding LOW QUALITY PROTEIN: protein BREAST CANCER SUSCEPTIBILITY 1 homolog (The sequence of the model RefSeq protein was modified relative to this genomic sequence to represent the inferred CDS: substituted 1 base at 1 genomic stop codon): METPPPHLEKMGRELKCPICLSLLSSAVSLNCNHLFCNSCIVKSMKSGSNCPVCKIPYRRREVRPAPHMDNLVSIYKSMEDDLGINIFVTQNAPRTKSSGGKHHAEDDFSHGEQDLPEFQDRAQKQKTLRGKRSRKAKANLETSGSISIKPSFPNKKRVQVPQSPLSETPTCHEKLEGDLMADRAKQSSKTLKEKPVLNEKGELVLSPFFWLNDKDVENLSQHSSGDQLSDLPSPNVPTFSDIKDSDDENSVRSPPVSVXPGEVHDTSSNAADLYDSEMFEWTQRACSPELFPSPSEMQLADDELDRVQEKEPKEVSQNKKSDELSAKSARSKRNKKSSGNMDFMPELPTAGTKDVSHEVVSNKSDKRGRKARNLTKRKCATSHTDPGTDINVTSKGSKVFYEEQACENNGGSLAKTHKRSKKEHSSVVTKPTSENVHVLSTRADSRINGDENRVTESPTSIGKNAGSDEPSSKKAGNIYEEVSDKNKIDRPVRSKIQKMVSMKKTMLEDVSEIHKQANKVTPTELSPTNLPTDDNQKASESRNKSRKLARKAKSGDQELKSKKKLKASSDGNSKDDTSVEIGEGHGDVNENGNETTEKSKDNRDVLTDQSPVQKLLSFTNVVLKRCEAVPSKIQCAFCLSSEESEASGEIVHYCNGKPVAADHDGGLKVIHVHRTCAEWAPNIYFEDDMAINLEAELTRSRKIKCSCCAIKGAALGCCKKSCRRSFHVTCAKLMPQCRWDTDNFVMLCPIHASSKLPNESPGSQARRKKSNPRKQPNIECPKVVAKQDSNIPPDQKFCGSSKKLILCCSSLTNAERESVSGFESLSGLTVLKNWDSSVTHIIASTDENGACRRTLKVLMGILEGKWVLSVEWINACTEAMKLVDEEPYEINVDIYGIRDGPRLGRLRLKDKQPKLFEGFKFYFMGNFRPSYKGYLQDLVIAAGGTILQRKPVPEGPRALSVGSPKCQTFIIYSLELPDQYHCSKKSTIFNTRQADAKALATSAGAKVASNTWVLNSIAACKLQNLSDSK, from the exons ATGGAGACTCCTCCGCCCCACCTCGAGAAGATGGGCAGAGAACTCAAGTGCCCCATTTG TTTGAGTCTACTGAGTTCTGCGGTTTCACTCAATTGCAATCATCTCTTCTGCAA CTCTTGTATTGTGAAGTCGATGAAATCGGGTTCCAATTGTCCTGTTTGTAAAATCCCCTATCGGCGTAGAG agGTTCGCCCGGCTCCTCACATGGATAATTTGGTTAGTATTTACAAGAGCATGGAAGATGATTTGGGAATTAATATATTTGTCACTCAGAATGCACCCCGAACTAAATCATCAGGT GGAAAACATCATGCTGAAGATGACTTTAGCCACGGCGAGCAAGATCTTCCTGAGTTTCAGGACAGAGCTCAGAAACAGAAAACCTTAAGAGGAAAAAGATCCAGGAAAGCTAAGGCCAACCTGGAAACTTCTGGTTCTATTTCAATTAAaccttcatttccaaacaagaaAAGGGTCCAGGTTCCACAGTCTCCTCTTTCAGAAACCCCAACCTGCCATGAAAAGTTAGAAGGTGATTTAATGGCTGATCGAGCGAAGCAGAGTTCAAAAACACTGAAGGAGAAGCCTGTTCTAAATGAGAAGGGAGAACTGGTTCTTTCACCTTTCTTTTGGTTGAATGACAAAGATGTAGAAAATTTGAGTCAGCATTCTTCCGGTGATCAACTTAGTGATCTTCCATCTCCAAATGTTCCCACATTCAGTGATATCAAAGACTCTGATGATGAAAATTCTGTTAGGTCCCCACCGGTAAGTGTATAACCT GGAGAAGTGCACGACACATCTTCTAATGCTGCAGATCTATATGATAGTGAAATGTTTGAATGGACACAAAGAGCTTGCTCTCCTGAACTCTTCCCAAGTCCTTCTGAGATGCAG CTTGCAGATGATGAACTCGATAGAGTTCAAGAGAAGGAACCAAAAGAAGTCtcacaaaacaagaaatcagATGAACTTTCTGCTAAAAGTGCAAGgtctaaaagaaacaaaaaaagtaGTGGAAATATGGATTTTATGCCAGAGCTTCCCACTGCTGGAACTAAAGATGTTAGTCACGAAGTTGTTAGTAATAAATCCGACAAGCGAGGTAGGAAGGCAAGGAATCTCACGAAAAGAAAATGTGCTACAAGCCATACAGATCCAGGAACAGATATTAATGTCACTTCAAAGGGATCTAAGGTATTTTATGAAGAACAAGCATGTGAGAATAATGGTGGTTCTTTAGCTAAGACTCACAAAAGGAGTAAGAAGGAACATTCATCTGTTGTAACCAAGCCCACATCTGAAAATGTTCATGTCCTCTCTACCAGAGCTGATAGTCGAATTAATGGTGATGAAAATAGGGTAACTGAATCACCTACTTCAATAGGAAAAAATGCTGGCAGTGATGAACCATCCAGTAAGAAGGCTGGAAATATCTATGAGGAGGTCAGTGACAAGAACAAGATTGACCGGCCAGTAAGGTCAAAAATACAAAAGATGGTCTCCATGAAAAAGACAATGCTTGAGGATGTATCAGAAATACACAAGCAAGCAAATAAGGTTACTCCTACTGAGTTGTCTCCTACAAATCTTCCCACAGATGATAACCAGAAAGCCTCTGAATCCAGAAATAAATCCAGAAAACTTGCTAGAAAAGCCAAGTCAGGTGATCAAGAACTGAAAAGTAAGAAAAAGCTGAAAGCTTCTTCTGATGGCAACTCAAAGGATGATACTTCTGTTGAGATTGGAGAAGGTCATGGGGATGTTAAcgaaaatggaaatgaaaccACTGAGAAGAGCAAGGACAATCGTGATGTTTTAACTGATCAATCACCAGTGCAGAAGCTTCTTTCATTTACCAATGTGGTTTTGAAGAGATGTGAGGCTGTTCCTAGTAAAATCCAGTGTGCTTTCTGTCTTTCATCAGAAGAATCAGAG GCTTCTGGAGAGATAGTCCACTATTGTAATGGCAAGCCTGTTGCTGCGGATCACGATGGAGGACTCAAGGTTATACATGTACACAGGACCTGCGCCGAATg GGCTCCTAATATCTATTTTGAAGATGATATGGCTATTAATCTTGAAGCTGAATTAACTAGGAGTCGTAAAATTAAATGTTCTTGCTGCGCAATCAAAGGAGCTGCTCTTGGGTGCTGCAAGAAGAGTTGTCGTAGGAGCTTTCATGTTACCTGTGCAAAGCTGATGCCTCAATGTCGCTGGGATACT GATAACTTTGTTATGTTATGCCCCATTCATGCCTCCTCCAAGTTGCCAAATGAAAGCCCTGGATCTCAAGCAAGGAGGAAAAAGAGCAATCCTAGAAA ACAACCTAATATTGAATGTCCTAAAGTTGTTGCTAAACAAGACAGCAATATCCCCCCAGATCAGAAGTTTTGTGGATCATCCAAGAAATTGATTCTTTGTTGTTCATCTCTCACAAATGCAGAGAGG GAGTCTGTCTCTGGATTTGAAAGTTTATCTGGACTTACGGTTTTGAAGAATTGGGATTCTAGTGTTACACATATTATTGCATCGACAGATGAAAATGGAGCATGCAGAAGAACCCTCAAGGTTTTGATGGGTATCTTGGAGGGGAAGTGGGTTCTGAGTGTGGAGT GGATTAATGCTTGCACAGAAGCAATGAAACTAGTTGATGAGGAGCCTTATGAAATCAACGTTGACATTTATGGAATCAGGGATGGTCCTCGACTTGGTAGACTAAGGCTGAAGGACAAG CAACCAAAGCTTTTTGAGGGGTTCAAGTTTTACTTCATGGGAAACTTCAGACCTTCATACAAGGGGTATTTACAAGACCTTGTAATAGCTGCTGGAGGAACGATTTTGCAAAGAAAACCTGTTCCAGAGGGCCCAAGAGCCTTGTCAGTCGGTTCCCCCAAATGTCAAACCTTCATAATTTACAGCCTCGAGCTACCTGACCAATATCATTGCAGCAAGAAGAGTACAATTTTCAACACTAGGCAGGCTGATGCAAAGGCTTTGGCCACCTCCGCTGGAGCCAAGGTAGCAAGCAACACATGGGTATTGAACTCCATTGCTGCCTGCAAGTTACAAAATCTCTCTGATTCCAAATAG
- the LOC137729748 gene encoding probable mediator of RNA polymerase II transcription subunit 19b, with protein sequence MDLEAKRFGSGPRELGGAADLINQYKLCRHHEFFCKRSLPLSISETHYLHNVVGDTSIRKGEGMELDQLVQNNLCTREKSGHIHPFDLDILHEAFPLRETTPVKLPSAEKGIRTSGKSKSEADKKERKHKKHRDKDRDHKKHRNRHKDNNGNAGMNKNTAHDLKTEQLKEQKDRVIQKRRLAGFEDPPVSGHKKARIKR encoded by the exons ATGGATCTTGAAGCCAAGAGGTTTGGAAGTG GGCCTCGGGAACTTGGCGGTGCTGCTGATCTCATAAATCAGTATAAGCTTTGTCGTCATCATGAATTCTTTTGCAAGAGATCACTGCCTTTGTCAATATCAGAGACCCATTATCTGCATAATGTGGTGGGAGACACATCAATCAGGAAAGGGGAAGGGATGGAATTAGATCAGCTCGTTCAGAACAACCTTTGTACGAGAGAAAAAAGTGGACATATACATCCCTTTGATTTGGATATACTTCATGAAGCTTTTCCATTAAGGGAAACAACTCCTGTTAAATTGCCTTCT GCAGAGAAGGGGATCCGTACCTCGGGGAAGTCAAAAAGTGAGGCTGATAAAAAGGAGAGGAAGCATAAAAAGCACAGAGACAAGGATAGAGATCACAAGAAACACAGAAACCGTCACAAGGACAACAATGGCAATGCTGGTATGAACAAGAATACCGCTCATGACTTGAAAACTGAGCAGTTGAAGGAACAAAAAGATAGG GTCATCCAGAAGAGGAGGCTTGCTGGTTTTGAAGATCCTCCCGTCTCCGGACATAAAAAAGCCAG AATCAAACGCTGA
- the LOC137730331 gene encoding uncharacterized protein, producing the protein MNPIRAFSSPAVLPASSTASKERLEDHSFDGIATNVKLLLKLIQEQNEACTKDNDDRKMQRVAGMMTIIDDVKTRIQKSQTVKRRAELRRCNTDLRPNVPRDKRPPEPVIDEKERLRRQLSASLAARKSLEIMCSGLGKEKEIIASELARKVQELTGMEEHINDLRAQNEMLLAKVQACAAEHKEKRCAGGGVEIHGNAALQERNKALSEQLLKSLDGCRSLKRKIKDAQKENNGMHSTMEEMGVEVQGGLERICALKQKIVTSNEQAADIEEEISALEHLFESFSMKISKHGSKKGESAKNNTEIDTT; encoded by the exons ATGAACCCGATTCGAGCATTTTCATCTCCTGCAGTGTTGCCagcttcttccacagcttctaAAGAACGCCTAGAAGATCATAGTTTTGATG GCATTGCCACCAATGTGAAGTTATTATTAAAGCTAATCCAAGAGCAAAACGAGGCCTGCACAAAAGACAATGATGACAGGAAGATGCAAAGGGTGGCGGGAATGATGACAATAATTGATGATGTTAAAACCCGGATTCAGAAATCTCAAACCGTTAAGAGGAGAGCAGAGCTCCGGCGATGCAATACAGATCTTAGGCCAAATGTTCCGAGGGACAAAAGGCCTCCGGAGCCAGTAATTGATGAGAAAGAAAGGTTGAGAAGACAACTTAGCGCGAGCTTGGCAGCGCGAAAGAGCCTAGAAATAATGTGTTCAGGCTTGGGAAAGGAGAAGGAGATTATTGCATCGGAGCTTGCGAGAAAGGTTCAAGAATTGACTGGGATGGAGGAACATATCAACGATCTTCGAGCGCAAAACGAGATGTTGTTGGCAAAAGTACAAGCTTGTGCAGCAGAGCACAAGGAGAAGAGGTGTGCCGGTGGTGGTGTAGAGATTCATGGGAATGCAGCACTCCAGGAGCGAAACAAGGCACTTTCAGAGCAACTTCTTAAGTCCCTTGATGGGTGTAGATCCTTAAAGAGAAAGATCAAAGACGCACAAAAGGAAAACAATGGGATGCACTCGACCATGGAGGAGATGGGGGTGGAAGTTCAAGGAGGCCTAGAACGAATATGCGCACTCAAGCAAAAGATTGTCACAAGCAATGAACAAGCAGCAGATATCGAAGAGGAGATCTCAGCATTGGAGCATCTGTTTGAGAGCTTCAGTATGAAGATTTCGAAGCATGGGTCGAAGAAAGGTGAAAGTGCAAAAAACAACACTGAGATCGACACTACCTAA
- the LOC137728495 gene encoding F-box protein SKIP19-like — protein MELQTIQDNPGGKTRNWLELPQDVTVLILSRLGAIEIWRAFRGAWRNICKNQPLMWRTIDMHNDGDLDEMPYNLEKMCHLAVDRSCGTPVYINVEHFGTDDLLKYITDSWRGIRCLRLVCCRDLSDEGLSKVAPNLPLLEELLKSFKMNARWYRFRDDELNKLEDIPYHITDCDSVAIARAMHGLHHLQLFGNQLTNEGLKEIVDCCQHLESLDLRHCLNLDLSADLGKRCVECKNKQVFNIVKRNTRIDQVNHKS, from the exons ATGGAGCTACAGACTATACAAGAT AACCCCGGAGGCAAAACGCGGAACTGGTTGGAACTTCCACAGGACGTCACCGTTTTGATACTGTCTCGACTGGGAGCTATCGAGATTTGGAGAGCGTTCAGAGGGGCTTGGCGCAACATCTGCAAGAACCAGCCTCTCATGTGGCGCACCATCGACATGCACAATGACGGTGATCTCGATGAGATGCCGTACAACTTGGAGAAGATGTGCCACCTTGCCGTTGATCGCAGCTGCGGTACTCCGGTCTATATCAATGTCGAACACTTCGGCACCGATGATCTCCTTAAGTATATCACTGATAg TTGGCGTGGCATCAGATGCTTGCGACTCGTGTGTTGCCGGGACTTATCAGATGAGGGATTGAGTAAAGTGGCTCCAAATCTTCCTCTGTTAGAGGAGCTTTTGAAATCATTCAAAATGAATGCCCGGTGGTACAGATTCAGAGATGATGAGTTGAATAAGCTTGAGGATATTCCTTATCACATAACAGATTGCGATTCGGTTGCTATCGCTCGAGCGATGCATggtttgcaccacctccaactTTTCGGGAATCAACTGACTAATGAGGGATTGAAAGAAATTGTTGATTGTTGTCAACATCTTGAGTCGCTGGATTTGCGCCATTGTTTGAATCTAGATCTGAGCGCAGATTTGGGAAAAAGATGTGTTGAATGTAAGAATAAACAAGTATTCAATATAGTCAAGAGGAACACAAGGATTGATCAAGTAAATCACAAATCTTGA